A stretch of DNA from Nonlabens ponticola:
TCTAACATATTGTTGTTGCTGTAAGGCATAGTCTGCAGGTTTGTCAAATGACTGCATCGTATTAAGTAATTGCAATTTTGCTCCTGCGGTTTCATACTCTCTGGCACTTGATTTGACCATGTAGCTCTTTGTCACCTCAAGATCCTGGTCACTATAAGAATTGGCATAGTTTCTCAATATATTTCTTATTAGAGCAGTTGACTCTAACGTGACATTGCTGCGCACACCACTGCTCAATGTAAATTCACCTAGGTCCTCGTTTCCTGTAAATCTAGAGCCTATGCCATAGGTGTAACCTTTTGCTTCACGCAACTGTTGCATCAATTGGCTTGCAAATCCACCACCGCCTAAACGATAGTTCATGACCTCTACCGCATAATAATCTGGATGCATCGCAGAAATTGATGGGTTCCCGAATCTCAATACCGATTGTTTTGCACCAGGAACATCATAAAATAAAACGATTGGCTCACTAATGGCTGGTGCTGGGTCATAAACCGGTATTTCCATACCAACGGTCGTCCAGCGCTCATTTAAACTGGTTAATGACTGACCGATGGAATCTTGATCTATATCACCTACCACCATAAAAGATGTATTTGATGGTGCCATCGCCGTTGCATAGTATTGCTTAAGGTCATTGATCGACAAACTGCCAACTGTTTCTACTGTTCCTAGGCCGCTGTGTGATAATACGTGATCGTCACCGTAGAGCGCCTTATAATATTTAGAAGACGCGATGGCATTAGGATTACCCAGCTGCTCTTCAATAGCGCTCAAGGCTTGTTTCTTGAGTATTTCAAACTCTTCTTCATCCCAACGTGGTTGTAGCAGTATTTCTTCAACAAGCTCCATGGTTTTATCATAATTGCGTGCCAATGTGGTACCCGTAGTAGTGACTGATTCATTTCCTGCAAAAATATTGATGCTCGTTCCCAGATCATCAAGCGCTTCTTCTAGCTGTTGCACACTTTTATCTTGAGTTCCTTTAAGCATTAACAAGGCAGTTAGTCTAGCGGCACCAGCCTTATCTGCAGGCTCTAATAATTGTCCACCTGCTATTTCCATATTAAAAGTGACTAAGGGTACCTCGTCATTAGTAATCCCGTAGATCTTAATACCACTTGATAAACTATCAGTCCATACTTCTGGAACTTTTAGTGAAGGTTCTGCACCGTAAGCTGGTTCTATACTACGATCAAAGGACGATGGTGTTTTCTCGTAAGTTGCGACAACATTGGGATCCACATTATCATTGGCATTATTGACAATTACTTCTTCTACTACCGTTGCCATTTTTGAATCTTTTAATGCTAGTGAACTAGCACCACGAGGCACAAAACTAGTAGCAATGTATGGTTTGTCCTTAATGTATTTTTTGAACACTCGATTCACATCATTTACCGTTACTGATTTGATGTTTTCAAGATCTTTGTTAATAAACGCAGCATCGCCAGCAAAAATTTCATATTGTGCAAGCTGGAATCCCTTGCCAAGTACGCTGGAAAGACCGCGGTAAAATTGAGTCTCGTTTTGAGTCTTAATGCGTTCT
This window harbors:
- a CDS encoding M16 family metallopeptidase, which encodes MKNITTMLKHSALLLVLLAFFITSCKQKNEESTTTNESLDVNIEKYTLDNGLTVVLHTDTSDPVVAVALTTHVGSAREVKGRTGFAHLFEHLLFLESENLGRGGLDAMSARIGGSGANGSTNRDRTNYYQTVPNDALEKMIWAEADKLGYFINTVTQPVLAKEKQVVKNEKRQGVDNQPYGHEDYVIDRNLYPENHPYHWQVIGSLEDLQNATLEDVKQFYGKYYTPRNTVLTIAGDFEKAQAKEWIEKYFGEIPTGEKLEEQSVPAVALANSKRLMYEDNFARLPQLSMTWPGVKQYSKDYYALNMLVRYMSDGKAAPLNQVLIDSLNMATRVSMRNNSGELAGDVKLTVRAFEEVDLDSVHDAVMNTFANYNQNPITSEALERIKTQNETQFYRGLSSVLGKGFQLAQYEIFAGDAAFINKDLENIKSVTVNDVNRVFKKYIKDKPYIATSFVPRGASSLALKDSKMATVVEEVIVNNANDNVDPNVVATYEKTPSSFDRSIEPAYGAEPSLKVPEVWTDSLSSGIKIYGITNDEVPLVTFNMEIAGGQLLEPADKAGAARLTALLMLKGTQDKSVQQLEEALDDLGTSINIFAGNESVTTTGTTLARNYDKTMELVEEILLQPRWDEEEFEILKKQALSAIEEQLGNPNAIASSKYYKALYGDDHVLSHSGLGTVETVGSLSINDLKQYYATAMAPSNTSFMVVGDIDQDSIGQSLTSLNERWTTVGMEIPVYDPAPAISEPIVLFYDVPGAKQSVLRFGNPSISAMHPDYYAVEVMNYRLGGGGFASQLMQQLREAKGYTYGIGSRFTGNEDLGEFTLSSGVRSNVTLESTALIRNILRNYANSYSDQDLEVTKSYMVKSSAREYETAGAKLQLLNTMQSFDKPADYALQQQQYVRNLTVEQVKVLAQQYINPDAMYYVIVGDAATQFERLKQLNIKNIKLIK